Part of the Alphaproteobacteria bacterium genome, TTTCATCGAGAAAAGCCCTTTACGCCCGATGATCTCTTGATTATTGAAAAACGCATGGGCGAAATTGTGGATCGCAATGAAACCATCACCAGGGAAGTCTGGGATCGCCCAAAGGCCATCCAGTTTTTCAAAGATCAGGGTGAAACATTTAAGGCCGAACTCATTGAAAGCATCCCTGGAGAAGAGCCTTTGAGCTTTTATCGCCAAGGGAATTTTGTGGATTTATGTCGAGGTCCTCACCTTCCCTCCACAGGGAAACTAGGAAAAGCGTTTAAGCTGATGAAGCTTGCGGGCGCTTACTGGCGCGGCGACCACAATAACCCAATGCTGCAACGCATCTATGGAACCGCTTGGGCAACAGAGCAAGAGTTGAAGGATTATCTTCATATGTTGGAAGAAGCCGAAAAGCGCGACCACCGCCGTCTCGGCACAGAACTCGACCTGTTTCACCTTCAGGAAGAAGCCATAGGAAGCGTCTTTTGGCATCCCAAAGGCTGGACCCTGTATCGGGGACTTGAATCATTTATCCGGAACCGCTTAGAGGCCAAAGACTATGTAGAGGTCAAGACACCTCAACTCTTAGATCGGTCTTTGTGGGAAAAATCAGGTCACTGGGAAAAGTTCCGAGAGAATATGTTCACAGTCGACTCAGAAGATAAGGTATTGGCCATAAAGCCAATGAGTTGCCCGTGCCACGTTGAGATTTTTAAACAAGGCATCAAGAGCTATCGGGATCTACCGTTGCGCATGGCAGAGTTCGGATCTTGTCATCGTAATGAGCCGTCCGGTGCCTTACACGGTTTGATGCGCGTGCGGGCCTTCGTCCAGGATGACGGCCATATTTTCTGTACTCCTGAGCAAATTGTTTCTGAGACCAAAGATTTTTGCGATTTATTGAAAGCTGTCTATAAAGATCTTGGCTTTACGGATATTAAGGTGCGCTTCTCAGACCGTCCTGAAAAGCGTGCGGGGTCCGATGAAGTCTGGGATATAGCTGAAAAAGCCTTGGTTGAGGCTTCCACAGCCGCAGGATTAGAGTATACATTAAATCCGGGCGAAGG contains:
- the thrS gene encoding threonine--tRNA ligase, which translates into the protein MHAIKLKDGTSRQYDAVVTGLEIAASISPRLAKEAVAVRIDGVLKDLTLPVPAESTVEIVTRSEEDGLELLRHDAAHVMAEAVKELYPETQITIGPAITNGFYYDFHREKPFTPDDLLIIEKRMGEIVDRNETITREVWDRPKAIQFFKDQGETFKAELIESIPGEEPLSFYRQGNFVDLCRGPHLPSTGKLGKAFKLMKLAGAYWRGDHNNPMLQRIYGTAWATEQELKDYLHMLEEAEKRDHRRLGTELDLFHLQEEAIGSVFWHPKGWTLYRGLESFIRNRLEAKDYVEVKTPQLLDRSLWEKSGHWEKFRENMFTVDSEDKVLAIKPMSCPCHVEIFKQGIKSYRDLPLRMAEFGSCHRNEPSGALHGLMRVRAFVQDDGHIFCTPEQIVSETKDFCDLLKAVYKDLGFTDIKVRFSDRPEKRAGSDEVWDIAEKALVEASTAAGLEYTLNPGEGAFYGPKLEFVLRDAIGRDWQCGTLQVDYVLPERLDASYVAEDGKKHRPVMLHRAIFGTFERFLGVFIEHCGGKFPFWLTPIQVTIATITGDADAYATELCKTLKEHGIRAEVDLRNEKISYKIRELSLQKIPVILVVGNREAENATVAVRRLDGEAQEVLPFKDVLHQLVRDAKAPE